The genomic stretch GTCCGATTGAACATCTTTTTATTAGCCATTTTATGGGAACCGTTTTTTGAAGGATGAAAGGACTGGTAGAAAAGGCAACGACCGCAGCTCGTGAATTATCGCAATGAACTGACGGGAAAAATATAATCCGAATCATTTGAAAGCCCCCAACAACTGGGATGGGATAGCGATGACGCTTAATCCAAACAGTCAGACACAGAGACGTCCCGTTGTCGTGTGTCTCTTCAGAGCTAATACTGATAGTCGGGCTGGTTGCTGCGCTGTCTATTATCATTATAAACTAGTAAACAGTGTTATAAAGCCGAACATACTCTACATCGTTGCTGACACAATCATTAAATTGATAAGGACTTAATTGGGACTGTCAGTCATTCAATAGCTGTAGCAGGAATACTTATGGACGGGGTATGGGTATGGCATCTGTCCATGCTTCACAACAGCGATAGCAGCACGTGCTAAGGAACCCCCACTCTATTGATTGGAAACTTGATATCTGCGTGCCGTAGGGCTTGTTTCTGATACTTTTTAGCGGAAATTACTGAGGAAATTCAGCAGAAAATGCATTGTAtaccaataaaaataatagaataCTTCTCCTTTGTGTTGAATATTTTCTTAGAGTCGGTTTTTGTGTGCCATGAATACCCATTAGATATCATGAACGAAATCTGTCAGATTCATTTGCAAACAAACCGATAAGATTCTATCTGTTGGAGActttaaataaatgtaaaatttATATGCCTAGACATTCTATCTTATCTGGGATCATTACTTTTATTGGTTAAAGAAGCAAAAAGTTACGTGAAGGAAAGTTTTGCATCAGAAGTTAAGAGTAAGCGGAAAGTTGACATGGGTTTCGATTACGTCGGACATTGGCGTGGTGCTGGGTTCCAGATAGGTGATCCATTCGGGAGCTGTTGTGGATGTTAAGATTCCTTCTTTTAATTTTCGCATTTCCACTTTGATTTGTTGGAGGCTCAAGGCGTTGAGCTTCTCTATTTTCTCCACCTTCTTCATTAAGCTGTCCATAGatttcaacaatttctgttttttcgcGCCCGGTTTGTTCTTCCTTCTTCGTAGTATCCTgcgcttttttttctttttggggagTGACTTACACACACAGAACTTTTTGTCATTCCCATCTTTCACACATTTCGATTGATGCGTATATCGAAGCAGTCGCCCAAAGGTGGGAACACTGACGTTCACCAATTGGTTGGTGTCGTGATTATACAGAACGGTGGCCAGAAATCTCGCGGCTTTAGGCTGCGTAGTGAAGCGCACTCGATACTTGATAGTACTCGACTTGAGGGAAGAACTATGCTGATGAATGGACTCAACTTTCTGCAAAGAAAACGCTTCACAGCGATTAATTAGGTTGCGAGAGCGCAGGTAGTTGTTGAGGCTGTCGACCAGGAGCCAGCCGAGGGGCAACATCTCGGTCTCCTCCTGCAGCAGTTCCATGGAAGAGGCACAGTCGCAGTAGTTCTCGCTGCGACCCGCCTCATGGCAGGTGCGATTCGTGGGAATTTCTTTAAAGAGCGTTAAGCAGGTGGGGCAACCCTCTGGTTGCAACAGATGTGCTGCCACCTTCGTTCCTAAGTTCAGAATGTCCTGCAACGTGAGGTACAAATCATGGGGTGAGGTCATCCGCTGTGTATTGATCGCCAGAGCCACGGATATGTCTGGGTATTGCAGACGAACCCACGATGGTAGCCACACGAACAGCATGGGATGACAGACATGATCACTGAAGAATATTACAATCGCTTCACTGAAGAGCCCCAACTGTTCGAAGCGTTTTATATAGTCCATCAACGTGGGCTCCCTTTTTGGCCGATTCTGTTCCGTGACGAAATTGCTCGTCCAGAAGAGACCGAAAAAGGGTTGTGTGTGGTTGAGGTAACGCTCCAGCAATTGCTGACAGTAGTCATAGACATAGTCCACATACAGCCGCCTGCCCAGCCCATGATACTCTGTGGATCGATTGCGTAGATGCAAACTGTCGGCTATGCCCCGCATGAATGGTCGCAGATAGTAGTCGACGGGCTGCTTCCCGAACTCAAAGGCgaactttcggatgagcgtgAGATCCTCTGCATAGGCCGTTAGGTAGCCCTTTTCCTTGTATTGCTTCCAAATGAATGGCATCGCGTCCATGTCGCTGGCCGATTGAAGATTGTGCACCGCACTGGGACTGTAACCCGATATTAGGGCCATCAGATTAATATAGCTATTCTCGCCCATTCTCTTGTAGTTCTGCATCTCGAACCAGCCCTCTCTGTTGCTTTTCAGTCCTGGCATATCGTCTAGTGTGGATCGAAAGTCGTTCGGCGTCATACCATTGAAGCCGAACATTATGACACTGGGACGACGATGACTCTTTGGCTGCTGATTGGATGACTGATGTATTGACTGGACAAAGGTGAAGGGCTGAACCTGTAGCACATCCCCCCGACTGTCTTTGCAGATGGCAATCAAGCCCATCACATCTTCAGGGACAATATAAGTATCATGGAAAGGAGTCTCCACCGCGCGACTGACAAAAGAATGTTTGTCGAATGAGCTGCAGTTGTTTGGCTATTATTCATGGGATTCCTTACTTGATGCTACCATTGATGTAGAGTCCCATTGGATTTGTGGTGATCCTGCGATACCCACATGTATACGTCATATCCTTAGGCTTTCTCTCTAACGTACGCAATGTGAGATTGACCGCAGATTGGCTGACATAAAGGATATGCAGGTGGCGCAGATGATCGTAGCTGGACCTCACAATATCATGAACATCCTGAATGGGCTTCTTCCTAAGCAGTTGATCCTTGATTGATTCAACATATGGTGTGTCGGTGGTATTTTTTCTGGTTGTAACACTTCGCCTTTGAATCTTTGCTTTCATGGGTTTCCTACTTGCCCGGGACTTCCGGGGTACAGCAATTGTGAAAActcttttatatttatttggtgTCGTATActtattattcttttttttcgctcCATCAATAAGGCAAATGGTGATCAAGAGTAAACAGAGTATCACAAAGCACCGAAAACTCCACACATTCATCATAGATGAACTCATCAACTGACGACTGCCGGAAACATTACACATTTTTATCCTGATAATTGTAATGTTTTGGTGCAAAATCCATTAGACATGAGTTTCTGGAAAGTACGAAAGCTTTAACAAGGTCTAAAactttttaaattgaatattgTCGGTGTTTTACAACGGGTATCTCCTGAGTTGACACTGATTTATCAAATTTACCGATTATCAATTTTTCTTTATCGAGGCTTCCTTTCGATTATTTGTTGTCTTTTCCAACGTTTTTTTCCGCCTGGTGTCGACGTTGCttgctttttttcttttttggtacTTCGGGTTTGGCAATCTCATTTCTTTTTTAGGTATAAGAATTTccttttttgcctttttcatTACGCTATGCTTTTCCTTCTGggtatttaatttttcaatgAGTTTCTCCATTCGGCTCttgcacacacaaaacttCTTTCCTGACAGTTTTTTCATGCAATTGGAATCGTTTCGATAGGGATCCAATCTTCGAATGGATCCCACGTTCAGATAGTCCATAGTTTTCAGCTTGTGGTTATAGCGTATACTTCCGGAGAACTCTGGATGATTAGGATTGGTCCTGTCGTAGAGCTGTCGGTTGACGCTGAATGTCACTCGATAGGTGTTGATGTACGATGATGACTGACGCTCCTCAACACGCATCGATACGGCTGAAACGGACTTGAGGGTGAAATTGCAGCAGAACTCTTGAAGGTTTCTGTGGTGCAAGTAGTCGTTTATACTGCGCACAAGAAGCGTACCCAACGGCAGATGCTCTGTGTGCCTGGTGGCAAGTGACTTGTAGATGGCGCAGGGGCATGTTTCATCACTTATTCCCGCATCCGGGCAGGCGCGGCTCTCATTTATCGGCGCCAGAAGTGTCTGGCATTTCGGACagtcctccagctcctccacaGCGTGTGGCCATTTTTCGCCCA from Drosophila pseudoobscura strain MV-25-SWS-2005 chromosome 4, UCI_Dpse_MV25, whole genome shotgun sequence encodes the following:
- the LOC4816175 gene encoding uncharacterized protein codes for the protein MCNVSGSRQLMSSSMMNVWSFRCFVILCLLLITICLIDGAKKKNNKYTTPNKYKRVFTIAVPRKSRASRKPMKAKIQRRSVTTRKNTTDTPYVESIKDQLLRKKPIQDVHDIVRSSYDHLRHLHILYVSQSAVNLTLRTLERKPKDMTYTCGYRRITTNPMGLYINGSINRAVETPFHDTYIVPEDVMGLIAICKDSRGDVLQVQPFTFVQSIHQSSNQQPKSHRRPSVIMFGFNGMTPNDFRSTLDDMPGLKSNREGWFEMQNYKRMGENSYINLMALISGYSPSAVHNLQSASDMDAMPFIWKQYKEKGYLTAYAEDLTLIRKFAFEFGKQPVDYYLRPFMRGIADSLHLRNRSTEYHGLGRRLYVDYVYDYCQQLLERYLNHTQPFFGLFWTSNFVTEQNRPKREPTLMDYIKRFEQLGLFSEAIVIFFSDHVCHPMLFVWLPSWVRLQYPDISVALAINTQRMTSPHDLYLTLQDILNLGTKVAAHLLQPEGCPTCLTLFKEIPTNRTCHEAGRSENYCDCASSMELLQEETEMLPLGWLLVDSLNNYLRSRNLINRCEAFSLQKVESIHQHSSSLKSSTIKYRVRFTTQPKAARFLATVLYNHDTNQLVNVSVPTFGRLLRYTHQSKCVKDGNDKKFCVCKSLPKKKKKRRILRRRKNKPGAKKQKLLKSMDSLMKKVEKIEKLNALSLQQIKVEMRKLKEGILTSTTAPEWITYLEPSTTPMSDVIETHVNFPLTLNF